The Nitrospira sp. KM1 genome includes a window with the following:
- the thiS gene encoding sulfur carrier protein ThiS: MAEAIHIQVNGEPRTFRPGGTVGELLRELAISTERVAVELNLDILEKSDFDVRALHEGDRVEIMSFIGGGAQSGPDVAEEVGSHV; this comes from the coding sequence ATGGCCGAGGCGATACACATCCAAGTCAATGGCGAGCCTCGGACCTTTCGGCCTGGCGGAACGGTCGGCGAGTTGCTCCGGGAGTTGGCGATTTCCACCGAGCGGGTCGCGGTCGAACTGAATTTGGACATTCTGGAAAAAAGCGACTTCGACGTCCGAGCGCTCCACGAGGGAGATCGTGTGGAGATTATGAGCTTTATCGGCGGCGGCGCGCAGTCCGGACCGGACGTCGCGGAGGAGGTTGGCAGTCATGTATGA
- a CDS encoding histidinol-phosphatase, which yields MSAPETNQAVASLFRSIAELLAAQRANPYRVRAYRRAADSLLALDEDINTIAARQALHEIEGIGTDLSEKILEYLRTGGIQMHESLKTPLPDHIRDWTQLPGLTISLVSYLYARLGITTLESLEQLVRSHMLRTVPGFTGGEEELLRAIATLKERASAKQAEAP from the coding sequence ATGTCGGCACCGGAAACCAATCAGGCCGTGGCCTCGCTGTTCCGCTCGATCGCGGAACTCCTGGCCGCTCAACGAGCCAATCCTTATCGGGTCCGCGCCTATCGGCGGGCGGCCGATTCGTTACTGGCCCTGGATGAGGATATCAACACGATCGCCGCGAGACAGGCGCTGCATGAGATCGAAGGCATCGGCACAGATCTGTCGGAAAAAATTCTGGAGTACCTGCGCACCGGAGGGATTCAGATGCACGAGTCGCTGAAAACTCCGCTGCCCGACCATATTCGAGATTGGACTCAGTTGCCGGGGTTGACCATATCCCTGGTGTCTTATCTGTATGCACGCCTGGGGATCACCACCCTGGAAAGCCTTGAACAACTCGTCCGATCGCACATGCTCCGCACCGTGCCCGGATTCACGGGCGGAGAGGAAGAATTACTCCGGGCGATTGCAACGCTGAAGGAACGAGCCTCCGCTAAGCAGGCCGAAGCTCCTTGA
- a CDS encoding S41 family peptidase: MEQSPRRRFWMVGPVIVLALVFGVLIGKGWEHTGHATESYEELKTFSEVLTQVQKNYVDDTKVKDLVQGAIRGMLSTLDPHSAYMTAEMYKEMQVETKGEFGGVGIQIGVKENRLAVIAPIEGTPAYRAGIKAGDYITKVNDETTKDLTLMDAVQKMRGPKGTKVNLTIQREGTADPLQFTLVRDTIKIESVKSKVLENIGYVRLTQFQEATGRDLSRVLKQFKEQKLQSTILDLRNNPGGLLTAAVEVSEQFLPNGKLVVYTKGRESKKDEWFAKGKDQMDDSPMIVLVNEGSASASEIVAGALQDYGRAVIVGTTSFGKGSVQTILPLGDGSGLRLTTAKYYTPKGRSIQSTGITPDIVVKQQNAVVAKAEGKPGEKEPEAKPAKPPAAAPQGKDQAPANGKGSDDATRNGAGPSILPVDAAGDPSLEQDVQLQKAVELLKTWKIFKELRPA; the protein is encoded by the coding sequence ATGGAACAGTCTCCGCGACGGCGATTCTGGATGGTAGGCCCTGTCATCGTGCTGGCTCTTGTATTCGGCGTCCTCATCGGGAAGGGATGGGAGCACACAGGTCACGCGACGGAGAGCTACGAAGAGCTGAAGACATTCTCTGAAGTCTTGACCCAGGTTCAGAAGAACTATGTCGACGACACCAAGGTGAAAGACCTGGTTCAGGGCGCGATACGCGGAATGTTGTCCACGCTGGATCCTCACTCTGCCTACATGACTGCTGAAATGTATAAGGAAATGCAGGTGGAAACCAAAGGCGAGTTTGGCGGGGTCGGCATCCAAATCGGCGTGAAGGAAAACAGGCTGGCCGTCATTGCGCCGATCGAAGGCACGCCGGCGTATCGAGCGGGCATCAAGGCCGGAGACTACATCACGAAAGTCAATGACGAGACGACGAAGGACCTGACGCTCATGGACGCGGTGCAAAAAATGCGCGGGCCGAAAGGGACGAAGGTCAACTTGACGATTCAGCGCGAAGGAACCGCCGACCCGCTGCAGTTCACGCTCGTCAGGGACACGATCAAGATCGAGAGCGTGAAGTCGAAGGTGTTGGAGAACATCGGCTACGTTCGGTTGACGCAGTTCCAGGAGGCCACGGGGAGAGATCTGAGCCGGGTGCTCAAGCAGTTCAAGGAACAAAAGCTGCAGTCGACGATTCTCGATCTCCGAAACAATCCGGGCGGTCTTCTGACCGCGGCGGTGGAAGTATCCGAGCAGTTCCTGCCGAACGGCAAGCTCGTGGTCTACACGAAAGGGCGCGAAAGCAAGAAGGATGAATGGTTTGCCAAGGGCAAGGACCAAATGGACGATTCACCGATGATCGTGCTGGTCAATGAGGGATCGGCCAGCGCATCGGAAATTGTCGCGGGGGCGCTGCAAGACTATGGACGGGCGGTGATCGTCGGTACCACGTCGTTCGGCAAAGGATCGGTGCAGACGATTCTTCCGTTGGGTGATGGGTCCGGGCTGCGTCTGACGACGGCCAAGTACTACACGCCCAAGGGACGGTCCATCCAATCGACCGGCATCACACCCGACATCGTCGTGAAGCAGCAGAATGCCGTCGTCGCGAAAGCGGAAGGGAAGCCTGGAGAAAAGGAACCGGAAGCAAAGCCGGCAAAGCCGCCGGCAGCCGCCCCGCAGGGGAAGGATCAGGCGCCGGCCAACGGAAAGGGCTCCGATGATGCCACGAGAAACGGAGCCGGTCCATCGATCCTGCCGGTCGATGCCGCCGGAGATCCTTCGTTGGAACAGGATGTTCAATTGCAAAAGGCGGTGGAGCTGTTGAAAACCTGGAAAATTTTCAAGGAGCTTCGGCCTGCTTAG
- a CDS encoding murein hydrolase activator EnvC, with protein sequence MPNRRIAVSVCLWATVCAAVPAAVAADSISDKIEKERKALEQLKGQIEEKRKQADEAGKKRDSLLQGIQSLDERMIKVRQSHQDISRKLKKKDQEIESINLQVGKLRDSIRQRQDAILARLRVQYMEGRFGYWKTLLASDSYGDFQRRLQYLSAVSERDYDLMEGFRSDVRNMEQAERQREVARVGMLAYKRGTEKQLEEIKTVKKEKRTYLTKITHEKESSDRALQELEKSASRVDGLLRELENRRRAAMAKPPSGASIPKGVKGGLPWPADGTVISYFGRQKHPTFNTYVQRKGIEIKAAEGSAIKAVMSGTVVYADWLKGYGLVIIVDHANGFFSLYAHASKILASVGARVDATQPIGETGDTGMTGENTLYFELRQGAEPVDPLQWLARR encoded by the coding sequence ATGCCGAACCGTCGAATCGCCGTGTCGGTCTGTCTGTGGGCAACGGTCTGTGCCGCCGTCCCGGCGGCTGTGGCGGCCGATTCGATCAGCGACAAAATCGAAAAAGAACGGAAAGCGCTGGAGCAGCTGAAGGGACAGATCGAGGAAAAGCGCAAGCAGGCCGATGAAGCGGGAAAGAAACGGGACTCTCTGCTCCAGGGCATCCAGAGCCTGGACGAACGGATGATCAAGGTGCGGCAGTCCCACCAAGACATTAGCCGGAAGTTGAAGAAAAAGGATCAGGAGATCGAGTCCATCAACCTGCAGGTGGGGAAGTTGCGGGACAGCATTCGGCAACGCCAGGATGCCATCCTCGCTCGCCTGCGCGTTCAGTACATGGAGGGGCGCTTTGGCTACTGGAAAACACTCCTGGCATCGGACTCCTATGGTGACTTTCAGCGGCGACTCCAATATCTCTCTGCCGTGTCCGAAAGGGACTACGACCTCATGGAGGGGTTCCGCAGCGACGTAAGGAACATGGAGCAGGCCGAGCGCCAGCGTGAAGTGGCGCGGGTCGGTATGCTGGCTTACAAGCGCGGCACGGAGAAGCAGCTGGAAGAAATCAAGACAGTGAAGAAGGAGAAACGAACCTATCTCACCAAGATCACGCATGAGAAGGAATCCAGCGACCGGGCGCTGCAGGAATTGGAGAAGTCCGCGTCGCGAGTCGACGGATTGTTGCGCGAGCTTGAAAATCGGCGTCGGGCGGCAATGGCCAAGCCGCCCAGTGGCGCATCGATTCCCAAAGGGGTCAAAGGCGGTCTGCCGTGGCCGGCCGACGGGACCGTCATTTCCTATTTCGGGCGCCAGAAACATCCGACGTTCAACACATACGTCCAGCGGAAAGGCATCGAGATCAAAGCCGCGGAAGGCAGCGCGATCAAGGCGGTCATGTCCGGCACGGTCGTCTATGCAGACTGGTTGAAAGGATACGGACTCGTTATAATTGTGGATCATGCCAATGGGTTTTTCTCGCTCTATGCGCATGCCTCGAAGATTCTGGCATCGGTCGGCGCCCGCGTGGACGCCACACAACCGATCGGGGAAACGGGGGATACGGGCATGACCGGTGAAAATACTTTATACTTTGAGTTGCGGCAGGGGGCGGAGCCGGTAGACCCCCTGCAATGGTTGGCAAGACGATAG